Proteins encoded within one genomic window of Hevea brasiliensis isolate MT/VB/25A 57/8 chromosome 8, ASM3005281v1, whole genome shotgun sequence:
- the LOC131182466 gene encoding F-box protein CPR1-like: MSDHLPQELLAEVLSRLPVKSLLKCRCVSKTWYSLIADPSFIAQHLKKTAARNSGLLFFSYSTRELVWPFKENVRYLLYPDESFPANPVEELDCPFKGIKRFVNIVGSCNGVFCLSDDVYGKYAEKAFLWNPSVRKIVNIPCPNFTFTSYGPYIPSLGFGFDSTTDDYKLVRIVYSHFIFDEIRPFVEIYSLRSRGWRKVKKDLKYFITARSSSAFLNGACHWVATKRGNGPGVRDVIVSFSLGEEVFGEMEVPDCLVMKYHFMDVAVFDGSLLLVASIKLTGEGYFTVWMMKEYGIPGSWTKLFDISHLKWIRKLVAFRQSGKVLLAKSFGNLVFYDPKTEEIFDTKIWGDAHSFYLDTFVESLVLLDETNEFTEVEVASSSNS, translated from the coding sequence atgTCTGATCATCTTCCTCAAGAATTGCTCGCGGAAGTTTTGTCAAGATTGCCAGTTAAATCACTCCTCAAATGCAGATGCGTTTCCAAGACCTGGTACTCTTTGATCGCCGACCCTTCTTTCATAGCCCAACATCTCAAGAAAACCGCTGCAAGGAACAGTGGCCTACTTTTCTTTAGTTACAGCACCAGAGAACTTGTTTGGCCATTTAAAGAAAATGTGCGTTATTTGCTGTACCCAGATGAGTCTTTCCCTGCAAACCCTGTTGAAGAACTTGATTGCCCATTTAAAGGCATAAAGCGTTTTGTTAATATAGTGGGTTCTTGCAATGGGGTTTTTTGTCTATCTGATGATGTTTATGGCAAATACGCTGAGAAAGCTTTTTTATGGAACCCTAGTGTTAGAAAGATTGTTAACATTCCTTGTCCTAATTTTACGTTTACCTCATATGGACCCTATATACCCTCACTTGGGTTTGGCTTTGATTCCACTACTGATGATTATAAGCTTGTGAGAATAGTGTATTCGCATTTTATCTTTGATGAGATTCGGCCTTTTGTTGAGATATACAGTTTGAGAAGTAGGGGTTGGAGAAAGGTTAAAAAAGATCTGAAATATTTCATCACTGCGCGCTCATCGTCTGCTTTTCTGAATGGAGCTTGTCATTGGGTTGCCACCAAGCGAGGCAATGGGCCAGGTGTACGGGATGTGATTGTGTCGTTTTCTTTGGGAGAAGAGGTGTTTGGGGAAATGGAGGTACCAGATTGTTTGGTTATGAAATATCACTTTATGGATGTTGCAGTTTTTGATGGATCACTTTTGCTGGTTGCTTCTATTAAATTGACAGGAGAAGGCTATTTTACAGTTTGGATGATGAAAGAATATGGCATTCCAGGATCTTGGACCAAACTTTTCGATATTTCACATTTGAAATGGATACGAAAGTTAGTTGCATTTAGGCAAAGTGGTAAGGTTCTATTGGCAAAATCATTTGGAAACCTAGTTTTCTATGATCCAAAGACAGAAGAAATCTTTGATACAAAAATTTGGGGCGATGCACACTCCTTTTATTTGGATACTTTTGTGGAGAGTCTTGTTTTACTCGATGAAACAAATGAATTTACTGAAGTGGAA